Proteins from one Syntrophaceae bacterium genomic window:
- a CDS encoding enoyl-CoA hydratase/isomerase family protein, producing the protein MNPASEDKTILLEKRNSIAVLTLNRPHEMNALSAEMRRELMEALLLLEDDGDVRAVVLTGGEYVFSAGMDIKEMSGIPDDRIDEYFRSMVCYLSKIYTFRKPVVAAVGGIALGGGFNLAVVCDIIIASESAIFGHPELKFGLNPLFGPLMQLVGMAKAKEITMLGEPIGAREALRIGLINKVAPPDNFMKEAVAMAEELAKRSPSALEAVKKLSDVVPRLDKTTALELEFVSSAMLFSTPERKVLMNEFIMNQFLHKMHKPS; encoded by the coding sequence ATGAACCCGGCATCGGAAGATAAAACGATTCTCCTGGAGAAACGAAACAGCATCGCCGTCCTGACGCTGAACCGTCCCCATGAAATGAATGCCCTGTCCGCCGAAATGCGCCGGGAGTTGATGGAAGCGCTGCTTCTCCTGGAAGACGACGGTGATGTTCGTGCAGTTGTTCTGACCGGGGGCGAGTACGTTTTCTCCGCGGGCATGGACATCAAGGAAATGTCCGGAATTCCCGATGATCGGATCGATGAGTATTTCCGGTCCATGGTTTGTTATCTTTCCAAGATCTACACATTCCGCAAGCCCGTGGTCGCCGCTGTCGGTGGAATCGCCCTCGGCGGAGGATTCAATTTGGCCGTTGTCTGCGACATCATCATCGCTTCCGAAAGCGCCATTTTCGGCCACCCCGAACTGAAATTCGGACTGAATCCGCTTTTTGGACCGCTCATGCAACTGGTCGGTATGGCAAAGGCAAAGGAAATCACCATGCTGGGAGAGCCGATCGGCGCCCGGGAGGCCCTTCGCATCGGCCTGATCAACAAGGTGGCTCCTCCGGACAACTTCATGAAGGAGGCCGTAGCCATGGCGGAGGAGTTGGCGAAGCGCTCACCCAGTGCTCTGGAAGCCGTAAAAAAACTGTCCGATGTCGTGCCTCGCCTTGACAAGACGACAGCCTTGGAGCTTGAGTTCGTCTCCAGCGCAATGCTGTTCTCCACTCCCGAACGCAAAGTATTGATGAACGAGTTCATCATGAATCAATTCCTTCACAAAATGCACAAGCCCTCCTGA
- a CDS encoding (d)CMP kinase: protein MPPFLVTIDGPAGAGKSTVAKALAQRLSFLYLDTGALYRALALKVRREEIPAADEASLENLCERTKIDLLHDDDGMRVFLDDEDVTSEIRGEPISILASTISAYPPVRKALLSVQRRVAERGSLVAEGRDMGTVVFPEADVKFFLDASPEERALRRYRELEHSRERVDLDSVQQDLRLRDRQDRQRSVAPLKVAEGSHVIDCSSLTAEEVVEEMLREIGRRQESTLEHREG, encoded by the coding sequence ATGCCTCCTTTCCTTGTCACGATCGACGGTCCGGCAGGAGCCGGCAAGAGCACAGTGGCAAAGGCGCTGGCACAGCGTCTGTCCTTTCTCTACCTGGATACCGGAGCGCTGTATCGGGCCCTGGCACTGAAAGTTCGGAGGGAGGAAATCCCTGCCGCCGATGAGGCGTCTCTTGAGAATTTATGCGAAAGAACAAAAATTGATCTTCTCCATGATGATGACGGCATGAGGGTATTCCTCGATGATGAGGATGTGACATCAGAGATTCGGGGAGAACCGATCAGCATTCTGGCGTCCACCATTTCAGCATATCCGCCGGTTCGAAAGGCGCTGCTCTCCGTACAAAGGAGAGTCGCTGAACGGGGATCGCTCGTTGCTGAAGGACGTGATATGGGAACCGTTGTCTTTCCCGAAGCGGACGTTAAATTTTTTCTGGATGCCTCCCCGGAAGAGAGAGCGCTCAGGAGATATCGGGAATTGGAGCATTCCCGTGAAAGGGTGGATCTGGATTCTGTGCAGCAGGACCTCCGGCTGAGAGACCGGCAGGACCGTCAACGTTCCGTTGCCCCCCTGAAAGTTGCCGAGGGATCCCACGTCATTGACTGCTCATCCCTCACGGCTGAAGAAGTCGTGGAGGAAATGCTTCGTGAAATCGGAAGAAGGCAGGAAAGTACTCTTGAACACAGGGAAGGCTGA
- the sppA gene encoding signal peptide peptidase SppA, with translation MIRRHPILFGLLLLFIAGTVFFAVVYALGNLSGGKRSLTLADKVGVITVDGVITGSKDIVEQLETFGKDPSIKAVVLRIDSPGGGVAPSQEIFGAILELRKKKKVVASLGSIAASGGYLIACASDRIISNPGTITGSISAIMHFADVEELMRKVGVRATVIKSGKFKDIGTPARSMTDEERELLQDLVDDIYDQFLDSVATNRKLSKDSLRAFADGRVFTGRRAMKLGLVDELGDMTAAVRVAGGLAGIKGEPEVVWPPKKRSSLFDFLLQDARSYLLGALREQPAGPVGAHYLYLNGSAF, from the coding sequence ATGATCCGAAGGCATCCCATTCTTTTCGGGCTTTTGCTGCTGTTTATTGCAGGAACGGTATTTTTCGCCGTCGTTTATGCGCTCGGCAACCTTTCCGGCGGGAAACGGTCTCTCACCTTGGCGGATAAGGTCGGCGTCATAACGGTTGATGGCGTGATTACCGGCTCCAAGGACATCGTGGAGCAGCTGGAAACGTTCGGAAAAGATCCTTCCATAAAGGCTGTGGTTCTCAGGATTGACTCGCCCGGTGGAGGTGTTGCTCCATCACAGGAGATCTTCGGAGCCATCCTCGAACTGAGAAAAAAGAAGAAAGTCGTTGCATCCCTCGGCTCCATCGCCGCATCGGGAGGCTATCTGATCGCCTGCGCGTCCGACCGCATCATCTCCAATCCCGGAACCATTACGGGCAGTATCTCCGCAATCATGCACTTCGCCGACGTGGAGGAATTGATGAGGAAGGTCGGTGTTCGTGCAACCGTTATAAAGAGCGGGAAATTCAAGGATATAGGCACGCCCGCCCGGAGCATGACGGATGAGGAACGGGAACTTCTCCAGGATCTCGTGGACGATATTTACGACCAGTTTCTCGACTCGGTTGCCACAAATCGCAAGCTTTCCAAGGATTCTCTCAGGGCCTTTGCCGATGGGAGAGTATTTACCGGCCGCAGGGCCATGAAGCTCGGACTGGTTGATGAGCTCGGAGACATGACCGCAGCTGTCCGCGTTGCGGGAGGACTGGCCGGAATCAAAGGGGAGCCCGAAGTTGTCTGGCCGCCGAAGAAGCGTTCTTCCCTGTTTGACTTCCTGCTTCAGGACGCACGATCGTACCTGCTCGGAGCCCTTCGGGAACAGCCCGCCGGTCCTGTCGGCGCACACTACCTGTACCTGAATGGATCCGCCTTTTGA
- a CDS encoding 30S ribosomal protein S1 has protein sequence MANGNETTFNQETDKENQSQSSETQTDKSDEGFGFKELYEQSLQNLQMGEIVRGKVVQIGPDVIMVDVGWKTEGYILARELKDADGNITVAVGDEIEILVDKRDSDGNLVLSREKAAKIKVWENVRSAYEQSRPIRGTIVERLKGGLSVDIGIPAFLPGSQVDIRPVRDLERYIGQSYLFEILKYDRKRNNVVLSRRTILEREREELKKETLAKIEEGIIVEGIIKNITDYGIFVDLGGIDGLLHVTDISWGRISRPSDGFSRGDKITVKVLSFDREKERVSLGLKQLADNPWHTILEKYPVNSVIDGRVVNVTDYGAFIELEPGVEGLIHISEMFWTREIRHPSKVLQVGQKVQVMILDINQESKRISLGLKQTTQNPWENLRQKYPEGTVIRGTIRNITNFGIFVGVEEGIDGLVHVSDISWKQRVKHPSEFYKKGQEIEAVVLHVDVENEKFSLGIKQIERNPWEELAQRFATGTTVSGKVTNLTDFGIFVEIEEGIEGLVHISELSQRRVKSPSELFAVGDVISAVVKSVDSKNRKIRLSVKDYEASVDGSHSTTQYLNNRENIGSNLGKALANAKLHDPER, from the coding sequence ATGGCCAACGGCAACGAGACGACGTTCAATCAGGAAACGGACAAGGAAAACCAGAGTCAATCCAGCGAAACCCAGACTGACAAATCCGACGAGGGGTTCGGTTTCAAGGAACTGTATGAACAGAGCCTGCAGAACCTCCAGATGGGTGAAATCGTCCGAGGAAAGGTCGTTCAGATCGGACCGGACGTGATCATGGTGGATGTCGGCTGGAAGACGGAAGGTTACATCCTGGCGCGGGAACTCAAGGACGCCGACGGAAACATTACTGTCGCCGTCGGAGACGAAATCGAAATTCTGGTAGACAAGAGGGATTCGGACGGCAATCTGGTCTTATCGAGGGAAAAGGCGGCTAAAATCAAGGTATGGGAGAATGTTCGTTCCGCCTATGAACAAAGCCGACCGATTCGTGGAACAATTGTCGAGCGCCTCAAGGGAGGGCTATCTGTAGATATTGGGATCCCGGCATTTCTGCCTGGTTCGCAGGTGGACATCCGGCCTGTCCGGGATCTGGAGCGATATATCGGCCAGAGTTATCTTTTTGAGATCCTTAAATATGACCGGAAACGAAACAATGTGGTTCTTTCCCGGAGAACGATTCTCGAACGGGAACGGGAAGAACTGAAGAAAGAAACCCTGGCCAAGATCGAAGAAGGGATCATCGTCGAAGGGATCATCAAGAACATTACCGACTACGGGATTTTTGTCGATTTGGGCGGCATTGACGGCCTCCTCCATGTGACGGACATCTCCTGGGGCAGGATCTCCAGACCATCGGACGGCTTTTCGCGAGGAGACAAGATCACGGTCAAGGTCCTTTCCTTCGACCGGGAGAAGGAAAGAGTATCACTCGGCCTCAAACAGCTTGCCGACAATCCCTGGCACACGATTCTGGAAAAATACCCCGTGAATTCCGTCATTGACGGCCGTGTCGTGAATGTGACCGATTACGGTGCGTTCATCGAACTGGAACCCGGCGTGGAAGGCCTCATCCATATCTCGGAAATGTTCTGGACCCGGGAAATCCGTCATCCCTCCAAGGTACTCCAGGTAGGACAGAAGGTCCAGGTGATGATCCTGGACATCAACCAGGAATCAAAACGCATATCTCTCGGACTCAAGCAGACCACCCAGAACCCCTGGGAGAATCTCCGCCAAAAGTATCCCGAGGGAACCGTTATAAGAGGCACGATCCGGAACATCACCAACTTCGGTATCTTCGTGGGCGTCGAGGAAGGTATAGACGGTCTGGTTCATGTCTCGGATATCTCCTGGAAGCAGCGAGTGAAACATCCCTCGGAGTTCTACAAAAAGGGACAGGAGATCGAGGCTGTGGTGCTCCATGTCGATGTGGAAAATGAAAAGTTTTCCCTCGGCATCAAACAGATCGAACGAAACCCCTGGGAAGAGTTGGCTCAACGCTTTGCCACAGGCACCACCGTTTCGGGAAAAGTAACCAACCTGACGGATTTTGGCATCTTCGTCGAAATCGAGGAGGGTATCGAAGGGCTCGTCCACATCTCCGAACTGAGCCAGAGGCGTGTCAAATCACCATCGGAGCTGTTTGCCGTGGGGGATGTGATTTCCGCTGTCGTCAAGAGCGTGGATTCAAAAAACCGCAAGATCCGATTGAGCGTGAAGGATTACGAGGCCTCCGTGGACGGAAGCCATTCCACCACCCAGTACCTCAACAACCGGGAGAACATCGGATCCAATCTGGGGAAGGCGCTGGCAAACGCCAAACTTCACGATCCGGAGCGGTGA